The proteins below come from a single Thalassotalea ponticola genomic window:
- a CDS encoding DUF3185 family protein translates to MGSSKLASLILMVIGVALVVWGNQQGAGAVEQVTEAVTGQKTDEVMMFYIAGAVSFVIGLLLFFRK, encoded by the coding sequence ATGGGTTCAAGTAAATTGGCAAGCTTAATTTTAATGGTTATTGGTGTTGCCCTTGTCGTCTGGGGTAATCAACAAGGCGCGGGAGCGGTAGAGCAAGTCACTGAGGCAGTAACCGGACAAAAAACCGATGAAGTGATGATGTTTTATATTGCTGGTGCAGTCAGTTTTGTTATCGGGTTACTGTTGTTTTTTAGAAAGTAA
- the putP gene encoding sodium/proline symporter PutP produces MFYLSFSTISIVLYFVMLIGIGIYAMKKSTANNNEYLLGGRNVSPKVTALSAGASDMSGWMLMGLPGAAYVSGLNSIWLALGLVIGAYVNYQIVAPKLRVFTEVADDSLTIPEFLSKRFALNKGGVRLIASLVIIVFFTVYTASGLVAGGKLFESAFGLHYSWGVIATVSVVVAYTILGGFLAVSLSDFIQGVIMLIALVAVPLATYMQFDQAQMMQFTESMSFSFSNMEFIAALSLMTWGLGYFGQPHIIVRFMAIDSHKNLPRAKTIGLTWMTISIIGAVVTGLVGAAFIANSKQTINDPETIFIFLSQFLFHPFIAGWLLAAILAAIMSTISSQLLVSSSSLVEDIYKAYSRTAPSANKLLMTSRVCVLVVAVVASLIALDNNNSVLNLVSNAWAGFGAAFGPLVLFSLWWKKLTHAGAIAGVVTGCVTVLIWAYVPLLANGQTLSSLFYELLPGFIASSTAIVVVSLNSQKPATQAISWFEETSKKLVKA; encoded by the coding sequence ATGTTTTATTTAAGTTTCTCTACCATATCTATTGTTCTTTACTTCGTTATGCTGATCGGTATTGGCATATACGCAATGAAAAAATCGACGGCTAATAACAACGAGTACCTACTAGGTGGTCGCAATGTAAGCCCGAAAGTGACCGCGCTGTCTGCCGGTGCTTCTGACATGAGTGGTTGGATGCTGATGGGATTACCAGGTGCAGCCTACGTCAGTGGTTTAAACAGCATTTGGTTAGCGCTGGGGTTAGTTATTGGCGCCTACGTAAATTATCAGATTGTCGCACCAAAACTGCGTGTATTTACGGAAGTAGCGGATGACTCACTAACTATTCCCGAGTTTTTATCCAAGCGTTTTGCGCTTAACAAAGGCGGTGTGCGCTTAATTGCCTCATTGGTTATTATCGTGTTCTTCACGGTATATACCGCTTCGGGCTTGGTTGCCGGCGGTAAGTTATTCGAATCGGCATTTGGTTTACACTACAGTTGGGGCGTAATTGCTACGGTATCTGTGGTCGTCGCATACACCATTTTAGGTGGTTTTTTAGCAGTGAGCTTAAGTGACTTTATCCAAGGTGTGATCATGCTTATTGCCCTTGTTGCCGTGCCACTGGCTACGTACATGCAGTTCGATCAAGCACAGATGATGCAATTTACTGAATCTATGTCGTTTAGTTTCAGCAACATGGAATTTATCGCCGCGCTAAGTTTAATGACATGGGGCCTAGGTTATTTTGGTCAGCCTCATATTATTGTCCGTTTTATGGCGATTGATAGCCACAAGAATTTGCCACGCGCAAAAACCATCGGTTTAACGTGGATGACCATATCCATTATTGGTGCCGTTGTCACTGGTTTAGTAGGCGCAGCATTTATTGCCAACAGCAAGCAAACCATCAACGATCCAGAAACGATTTTTATTTTCTTGTCGCAATTTTTATTCCATCCGTTTATTGCCGGATGGTTATTAGCGGCCATTTTAGCGGCGATAATGAGTACCATTTCATCGCAACTATTAGTGTCTTCAAGCTCGTTGGTTGAAGATATTTACAAGGCATATTCGCGCACGGCACCAAGTGCCAACAAATTACTGATGACAAGTCGAGTGTGTGTATTAGTTGTTGCTGTTGTTGCGTCACTGATCGCCCTTGATAACAACAACAGCGTGTTAAATTTGGTTTCCAATGCCTGGGCCGGATTCGGTGCGGCGTTTGGACCACTTGTTTTATTTAGCTTGTGGTGGAAAAAGCTAACCCACGCAGGGGCTATTGCCGGTGTGGTAACGGGTTGTGTGACCGTATTAATTTGGGCTTATGTGCCGTTGTTAGCAAATGGTCAAACACTGAGTAGCTTGTTTTACGAATTACTACCTGGCTTTATTGCCAGCTCTACAGCCATTGTTGTTGTCAGTTTAAACAGCCAAAAACCCGCTACACAAGCTATTTCATGGTTTGAAGAAACGTCGAAAAAGTTAGTCAAAGCCTAA
- a CDS encoding M17 family metallopeptidase has product MSNPSNLLVAENSGTPLYVINKSDYATWCEQQSEFAKNWLANTAYKQEGVAIIPDQQGQVYCALMVVESTNAYFACGELIRQLPKAQYLLQAEQDAYEAVAFGWLMGAYQFDRYKQQQTQLPTLAINDQTLVAEAIKQYQATTLVRDLVNTPAADMMPQHLSAVTKQMADEFGASFDEIVGDQLLEQNYPTIHAVGRASCHAPRLLDLQWGDENAPKITLVGKGVCFDSGGLDVKPAAGMRLMKKDMGGSAHVLGLARLIMSFGLNVRLRVLIPAVENAIAGNALRPGDVVTTRKGLTVEIDNTDAEGRLVLCDALDEAMNDKPEMIIDFATLTGAMRVALGTELPGFFATNDATAQAITDAGLGIDDPVWRMPLYQPYKDMLKSDIADMTNCATGPFGGAITAALYLQEFVESGTDWCHFDIMAFNIRALPGRPKGGEAFGVRAVFKHLQQKYA; this is encoded by the coding sequence ATGTCGAACCCGTCCAACTTACTCGTTGCTGAAAACAGCGGTACGCCGCTTTATGTCATCAACAAAAGCGATTATGCCACATGGTGTGAGCAACAATCTGAGTTTGCCAAAAACTGGTTAGCAAACACCGCTTACAAGCAAGAGGGGGTTGCTATCATACCGGATCAACAGGGGCAAGTTTACTGCGCCCTGATGGTAGTTGAGTCGACTAACGCCTATTTTGCCTGCGGTGAACTGATCCGCCAGTTACCTAAGGCCCAATATCTGTTGCAAGCGGAGCAAGATGCATATGAGGCGGTTGCCTTTGGTTGGCTGATGGGTGCTTATCAATTTGATCGATACAAGCAACAGCAAACGCAATTGCCAACGCTAGCCATTAATGATCAAACGCTTGTCGCAGAGGCGATAAAACAGTATCAGGCGACGACACTGGTTCGCGATTTAGTAAATACACCCGCCGCCGACATGATGCCACAGCACTTATCTGCGGTGACCAAGCAAATGGCCGACGAATTTGGCGCCAGCTTTGATGAAATTGTCGGTGATCAGTTGCTCGAGCAAAACTACCCAACAATTCACGCTGTGGGACGAGCGAGTTGCCACGCGCCGCGTTTACTCGATTTACAATGGGGAGACGAGAACGCGCCTAAAATAACGCTTGTTGGTAAAGGTGTTTGTTTCGACAGCGGTGGTTTAGACGTGAAACCTGCGGCCGGTATGCGATTGATGAAAAAAGATATGGGTGGCTCAGCCCATGTGCTTGGCTTGGCGCGTTTAATCATGTCGTTTGGATTGAATGTGCGTTTGCGCGTGCTAATCCCTGCGGTTGAAAATGCGATTGCGGGTAATGCCTTACGTCCAGGTGATGTGGTCACCACTCGCAAAGGTTTAACCGTTGAAATTGATAACACCGATGCAGAAGGGCGCTTGGTGTTATGTGATGCGCTCGATGAAGCGATGAATGACAAACCTGAGATGATTATCGACTTTGCTACTTTAACAGGTGCGATGCGAGTTGCCTTAGGCACAGAATTACCGGGCTTCTTTGCCACCAATGACGCCACTGCACAAGCCATTACCGATGCGGGCTTGGGAATTGACGATCCGGTTTGGCGCATGCCGCTGTATCAACCGTACAAAGACATGCTAAAAAGCGATATTGCCGATATGACAAACTGCGCTACTGGACCGTTCGGCGGTGCCATTACCGCGGCACTTTATTTACAAGAGTTTGTTGAGAGCGGTACTGATTGGTGTCACTTTGATATCATGGCCTTTAATATCAGAGCACTGCCGGGACGCCCTAAAGGCGGAGAAGCGTTTGGCGTGCGCGCGGTATTTAAGCACTTGCAACAAAAATACGCGTAA